The stretch of DNA AAGATTCAGTTGAGATTTTTATGACACTTCTTGGTGTTGATCGGGGCATGGCTTGCGATGAATTGAATCAAAGTCGGGGTGCACAGGTCAGACTTAACTGTTTGAGAGAGCTGTATGATAGTTGTTGTGATAACGAGCTATGGGAGTTTGCTGCGCGTGCATATCTTGTGTACCTTGTAGGGTGCACGATATTTGCTAATAAAAACACCATCTATGTTCGTACACATTACCTCGAGCTATGTAGAGATCTCCCTACATGTCGTAGATATGCTTGGGGAGTTGCATCTCTTGCCTACTTATATGAGCAGCTAGGAGATGCCAACTTTGTAAATACAAAGCAATTAGATGAATATCTACCTCTTCTGCAGGTACccttttatattacatttttttcaatattttacttgtttttttgttttatatcacaatagttaaatgaaatgttatttAATACAGGCTTGGATACACGAGCACTTTCCTGCATTGGGAAGGAAGCAATTACGGGATACATATGTGGAGACCAAAACCCCGTGCGAGATGTTATGTTAGTCGACGCGCTACTTCCGCTATAGCTGATGTTAAAGTCCAATTGGATGCCATGACATATGATAGGGTGATTTGGAACCCATATGTAGCACATAGAGCTGGTCGACCACTTGTTGTATCTACCATGTTTTCTGCCTTCCTAAGGCTTGGTATTCTCGCACATCGTCATCTGTCAGAGCGTGTGCTGTGACAATTTGGCTTCATGCAGCCTATTCCCAATCGCCGAGTTCTCTTCCAATGTTAGACTTTGCAACTATTGATGATCGGTGGAGAGACTACGATCAATTTTTTGTAGTTCAGGTGGTCCCCACGCCAGCTCCTTTTTCATGTTCGGATGGATATTTGTAGTGATTTAGGAGGGTCTCCAATCCTTACATTTTACGTGAAGTTGAGGCCGAGCAACCTTGCCTTGTCGTTATGCCCCGACTTCATCAGAATTTGCCAGATGACATATCGGTTCAGAGGACGTCAGGGTCATCATCTTCTGGTGATTTATTGGTAtgttacaaatttatttgttcatattattagtaacttaaatatttgaaattaactTGGTATTATCGCAGGGTGCCATGAAACGCATTGTCAGTAGTCTTCAGCGGATGATAGATTGTAGAGACATTAGTGAAGGCATAGTTGCTTGGGATCGCATGCATGAGTTATTACAGATATCTCGTGATGCAACATAAGAGAAAGAGACTAGAGGAGGACGTAAAGTTCGAGGTCGACGACCATCTATATTTGGATAGTTGATTTACTTTATGTTTGTATTTGATGTtagaatttacatttttattggattttatattaagttatttcatatatatatatatatatatatatatatatatatatgattacaaATTCAAACGTCTATTTTGTTAGTAATAAGGCCAAAATATCCTTTGGCCAGaggaattaatattttatatattagtaaaataattacaaacatattttttaaaagtacattacaatatgaaatttcctaaaataaactacaacaatcaaatatttaatacaattaacAATAATCAGTCTTCCATAAGATCTACATAACTACGATCCACTACGTGCAAATCTACGATTGCCTGCATCCTATCTCTATAAAATGATGCCCACCCCTTTGTCTTTGGGTAACAATTGCTAGATGATATGATATCCTCCATCGGTAATGGACAACCTTCTTGCAGACGAACCTGTAAATATGTAATTAgtcaataaagaaataaagttatttgaaaaaaaaaatatacctgCACAAAATGAGAATCGTAAACATGTCCAATACAAATTAGTCAATGTCGACTTTGCGAAATAGGTGGGGATGTATGGAGTGGGAATATCGTCAAATTTTAAACCAATAACAAACACACGAGGATTACATTATATCGATTAGCAATCGCATACCACATGTCCGGTATAGTCATCCACTTGTCTCAATTAGcctgtatataattaattagattataataaaaaaaatcataaaaaatttaaataaataagtttcaaCATTAGTGTGTAGAAGTCATACCCCTGATGGTGAATTAACTAGCAAAGACTTTCTCAGTTCTTCCAGACGATCATAGCCTCCAACTAATGTTGCATATTCATCTCGCCATTGACTACGTTCTTTGTATAAATCTTGTCTGATTAGAGGCCATGACTCCTCACCCATATCCAACAATGCAGCAGTGCATCTATACCCACAATGACCATCTGCCACTACATCTACAACATCCACTATATAAGGCTGAAAAACATGATTGAACTGTTCTAGCATGGGTATTATCTTTTCTTGAATTACACCTTTGGTCTTCAGCTTCTTTTCTGTTTTTCCAACACATGTGTCTTGTCTTGATGACTCAATGAAGGCGTCAACATGCTCAAAATATAAGGGATCACGTTTGGTTGACTTCTTTGATCGATGACTTTTAGTTGCACCCTTCGTCTTAATTTTACTCACTGGCGGCAACATCGATGTCATCGAAGGGCAAACTATGTCAAGTAATTTATGTTTGATGGTGACTTTTCCTACAATGTCAACTTCTTTGAAAATATTAAGCAACAGATCAACCTCCCTCTGAATAGATAATTGCCCTTCGGGTTGTGAAGATGACACATTTGAGAAGCTCAACCTAGTCCACATGACATGAATTTCTTGGAGAGCAATCATCCCAGGGTCATATCGTGCTAATTCACACGCACATGAAAGATAATAAGTTTGTCTGAGAATGCAACCACAATGACTAGTATCAAATCCAATTTTCTTAACTCTTTCTAACTCTGGAGCAAGGAGTTCTAAGGCAAATCTAGAAACATATCCCACTAATCTTCTATAACTCAATGCCTTGTAAGAGTCACTCATCAGATTAAGACTTCTTTCAAAAGACGTCTTTATTTTGTTGTGTTGCAAGATAATAACGTTGTGAATTCCATCCCAACACGAACAAAGGTCTCTCATACTACTTCCAAGAACTTTCTTGAGGCTCCAATGAGCAGACTCAACCCTAGTACAATTTATACATGGAATCATACaaaccattaataaaaaatgaaataataagaaGATGCAAACATACCTATTTGATGTTGTATTCCCTAAATGCATAACTTTGTTCGTCCACGCCTTGACAAAATATTTCTTGTAAAGAATGATCCACGAGTCATTAACATATTCAAAGAATACAGGCCATGATTGGCAAACAACCTCAAGACGATTAACACAATCGTTAAACTTTAACTCATCTTCACAGTCCATAAAATTCTCCCATGTTTGCAGTATAACATCCCATGCATCAACAGAATTCACTAACATTTTGCACTTTGCTTGcacattttttttgaatatgGAAACGACATAGAAGATGATAACACTCAAGGAACACAATGTCAACAACATTCATTAGAGCCAGATCCCTGTCAGTTACAATGACTTGTGGACCACCCTCAGACGTCATAAACAAACCTCTTAGCCTTTCAAGAGCCCAAGtgaaattattttgcttttcaCTGGATAAAAATGCAAACGCGGCTGAGAAAGTTAATCTTATTGAGGTCACACCAACAATCTCAAGCAATGACAACCGATATTTGTTAGTTTTGTAAGTATTATCCATTAAGAACACAACattgaatgaatttaacaaCTTCACAGCATCAGTATGGGTCTAGAACAAATCGCTAACCACATCAGATTTCAACACATCTACTAAAATGGATATAGTGATCACGTTCCAACATCAACATTAACTGTTATACCTCAGTCCTTGAACCTCTTACTGAACGTTTGTACCTATATCTTGCATTATATACTTGCTTTAAAGTTGTCACATTATactcatctttttctttgagAGTGAGAAGTATATTTGCAGATTTTACTTGACTTTTAGTCATATCAACAAGCAACGAGTGTTTAGTGGACTTCAACCTACCCGCATAGGGGTGACCAACTAGGGTAGATGAGACATCGTGATTATGGTAACCACATTTTACGTTCAACACCCATCCCTCCCCTTGAGAGATGGGTCTGCCTCTCAATCTAAAGggacaatcacattttcttgtcCCAGATAAACTCGGTTCTTCATCACAtttgtattttctatattttccacctctttcacaacctaataatacatgggtctttcttcctgattgtccattatatttatctgatcttagaataataacaacaaatccAAGATTAAAAGCAACCCCTCTAACACGCTTAATTAAACCATTTGTATCTTGATTTTGCCTCTGTACTTCTTTGCCAATCTAGTTGTGTGTGACATCtgtaagaaggaaaaaaaatactaaacgGATCTTGagatccgtttcaaaaaaatgtgaaacggatctcgacatctgtttcattaattttttttttgttttttaatgtaatggatgtcgacatctgtttcacatttttctgaaaCAGATCTCGatatccgtttcataaaaaattaatgaaacgcatgtcgacatccgtttcacatttttctgCAACGGATCTCGACATCAGTAATacgaaaaaaaacaaaaaaaaaatacgaaatggatgtcgacatctgtttcttatttttctgaAATGGATCTCGACATccatttcacataaaaaaaaaagaaaaaaaaatcaaaatggaTCTTAAAAACAACATTCAAATCAAATTCCAGACATTCAATATGATTATGATTAAAATGGAAGGAGACTAACCtggaagagaagagaaaagcacaactttaaaaaaaaaataatgaaacagcGGGGTGCACAAAGATTGGACCATCTTCAAGGACAACTGGCAGCTTGAACATGTGACAAGAGGATGAGCTTGAAGAGCAACGGAGGCATGAACCACTGCCACCTTGAAGCAGAGGAAGCACTAGCACTGTGAAAAAAACTGTGAAGAAAACGGAGAGAAGAAACgaatatcaaaatatttggGGGTGCAAAGTTGTGTGCACAGataaaaacagagaaaaatatgaaagcaCTGTTGCCCGCAGTAAATACCATTTACTGCTTTCACCCATCTCTACcaagtaaaaatttattatggGTAAAATGGTAATTATTGGGGGTACTGGAGAAGAATTGGAGATACAAGGAGAAGCCCCCAACATGTGATGGCCTAGTCATGAAGTTGTTGAAGACATTGGGTTGCGCTAGCCCAACCACAAACAACCCCACAAATTTACAAggaaaaaacaaacaacaataaaacatgGCCTACAAATACAAACCCAATAATTTGCTAATTACACCACATAAAAACATCAAATCTATGCAATTCTACTTTTATTGAATTATtacaaacaaaagaaattaaagatgaGCCTATCCCTTGGCCCATGATGCAGACCGTTGGATGATTGTCATCGATAACTCTCCATatcttagaaaataaatttaatatcttcttaattgaataattatttattaaattttatctctcagaaaatatttttaataaaataaatctattaaataaatcattttacctcttatcaaaatattttaaataaaataataaaacacctTGGAGATATATTTcccaattattatatttttccagTATCTTACAAAGTTCACCTAAGACATACGTCAATGGtcatcacaaataaaataaatatatttttaataatatgtccttttgttttgcatttaataatatgtttttacttTTGATGCTTTTTGAGGATGTGTATACACTTGGTTTACTTGTcaataaacaatttatttaaatattgtttgacaAATTTTACATATCcagaattcattttttataaaagaaatttaaattgaattttttaaaacttgtgtcattaaggcccgGATGACCCGGATGAgaccgacgacccagacgggccggACAACTCGAACGGACCCGACAACACGAACAAGCTCGACGACGTGAACGGGCCGGACaacccgaatgggcccgacgacacgAACGGGCCAGACGACCCGGACAGACCCGTCCAAACAGTCGGGCCCAATCGGGTAGTCATACACGTTCGAGTCGTGGggctcgtctaggtcgtcgggtaTGTCAAcgtcgtcaggcccgtctgaGTTGTCGGGCCCATCCAGGTCGTCGATCATGTACGGGTCGTCAAGtctgtttgggtcgtcgggcccgtccgggtcgtaggCCCCGTCCAGGACGTcgagcccgtctaggtcgtaGGACCCATCCGGGTCGACGCGTTGTTCGTGTCGTCGTGCCATctgggtcgtaaggcccgtgtaggtcgtcaagctcgtctgggtcgtcgggcccatatGGGTCGTTTGAGTCGTCAGGTCCGTCCGGATCGCCCGGATCGTtcggcccatccgggtcgtccgGCCCGTTCGTGTCGTCGTGCCTATCTGGGTCGTAAGGCCCATGTAGGTCGATAgacccgtttgggtcatcgagcccatccgggtcgtcgggcccatccgagtcgccgggcccgtccaggtcgttcGCCCCATCCGGGTCttcgggctcgttcgggtcgtcgggcccgtccgggtcatcgggctcatcCGGGTCTTTGGGCCTTCCTGACCCGTTCTAGTCTTTGGGCAGCCTGACCTGTTTTCGTCATTGGTCCTACCTGGTCCATTCGGGTCTTCGGGTCCGCGTGACCCTTTCGGGTCTTCGTGTCCGCCTGatccgttcgggtcttcggacCCACCTTATCCGTTCAATTCTTCGAGCCTGCCTAactcgttcgggtcatcgggccctcCTGACCTGTTCGGGTCTGCGGGTCTTAGGGCCTATCTGACCCGTTCGTTTCTTCGAGCTTGCTTGAGCCATTCAAGTCATCGGGCACCCAAGCCAGTGCGGCGACCCAAGGTACGAGTTAGATTGCGTTAACAACGCCACACTCTTATTAACCTTGTTTTCGGCAAAATACCATGTACGAGACATCGACTACAAGAGATACAAAATCGTTGTGAGTGACCCGGGTCAGGAGGAAGAAGGTAATTGCTCCTTCATCCCTCGCAATTTCTTAACGGATAGTAATTTCAGGCCCACGGGCCTGGTTGGTCCAGATGATTTCGGATCGGAGCCGTTCACTTGGGAACACTGGTATACTCTGAGAATAGGGTACTTCAACTGCGCGAATCCTGTGAGTGACGATCCACGGTATGTTAAGGTGGAGAGAGGCGAATGTGGGAGAGGAGGGCACGTGTACGCGGTATTGGAACCATCGTTGTATGAGATTCGTGTGAAGGACATCAAGGTTGGGTGCGATCTGATGGTGGCAACGGTGGTTGATTGGTCACCAAACGGGAATGTTAGCTACGACGAGATCCGTGGCGTGATAAGTGAGGGAATTCAGTTGTCGTGGTTGCCGGTGATTTGCGAGAATCGGTGTGGGAGGGGAACGGAGTGTAAGGTTATCAACGGAGAAGTCCAGTGTGAGAAACATTACTGCCATTACGCCTACCACACCACCGATAAATGCGGTATCATCCACTTCCTCCATTCTTTCATTcctcattattattttattttattatattttaatacatatcTCGTGTGTTTAAACTATTCATTCAATATTCtacaaaaatgattaatttatcaTGGAGATTTTTACACACTTGATGGACGtgtatttcttttcatttaatttttgtaattttttaattttgagttataaatttaaaattataataaatatgatttttaagcaaattaataaaaaggttaataaaattttaaaattaataatcagATTTGTTTTCTAAGTTGGAATGGTTAAAatcctgttttttttttgttaattcaacaaattctttttttagttCGATAGTGTTGGGTGATGTAGTGGGTTGACGGGTGACTATGAACTTATGGTACTGTAAATACTTTATCCACAAAACTAAGGCCATTTCTTTCTTCACCTTTATAAATTCAACTTGAACtttcatattcttttattcGAGAATGTCgaatttattatgtaatttgtaTATTCTAAACTGctctgaaatataaaataaaagatcattctagattatataattcaaaatataaatctattttaaattatataatctaaatgtaatttttctattttgaattatgtattttaatatgcattttttatattttaaattatattttctagaatgtaaaataaaatatatattctaaattatatatttcaaaattaaaaaaaaattctaaattgtataattgaaaataaaaaatttatgaaaatgtagaaatatatatatatatatatatatatatatatatatatatatatatatatatatatatatatatatatatatgaagtttACAGGGGTCACTAGTGGTTAGAAGATCTTGGCCAATTATATTAGGACATGTTTAAATAGTTTTGTAAATGGTTTTTAATAGaaggataagaaaaaataaaattattttttccataaactcattattttaatttaattggtAAAATCTCACTTATATTAATGTCTCTAAGGTGGTTTagtttaattgataaattacttttaatttgctgaattttattctatatttcttttcttaattctttaatgatgaaaaatttacttaaaacaTACTCTGCGTCGTACTTTCAAACCTTATTTCATTATGGTTATGACGAGAAACATTATGTAAGTTGCAATTTGATAAACTTAGGCTTATGGTTCTTTTATTTGTCTTTCTCAGGTGACTTTCTCTTTCGTTTGCCACTTTTGGACTGACACGAtctttcattcttttatttgtttttacatGCGCCATTTTTGGATTGACAcgattttttattcttttatacttttgtttttttgcaGCTTATCTTAGAGGCGTTATTTTTGGTAAGATCCTTTTCTGTGTTTCCTAGAAACTGAATTCACATCATACAACAATTTTCATTAGTTTATATTTGAGCCAAGTTATGAATCAGACTGAAGCATGTTCCTATATCTTTGTAGGAATAGGTAGCAGAATAACATTTAGCACGAAACAATTAGACAACCCAGTTGGACTGCAATACTTTTATGGAGGAATATTCATAGGACGACAAATTATACCAATATATTTGGCTGCCAGATATCTGTTTGGAGATGGACTTATTCTTGTGCTATTGATCTACAAATGGCGCCGAAGACATTCTTGTGCTATTGATCTACAAATGGCGCCGAAAATATAAATCCCATTAGGTACGAatacaaagaaattaaaaaaatgaccGGAGGTTTTAGAGTGAAATTAGGTTAAGGAGGCTTTGGTGTTGTATATAAAGGAAAACTCGGAAGTGGGTTGGACGTAACGGTAAAGATGTTGAGCAAATCTAGTGATAATGGACAAGATTTCATGAATGAAGTAGTTACCATTGGAAGAATACATCATGTAAATGTGGTGCGTCTTCTTGGATATTGTGTTTACAGAAAAAAGCGAGCTCTAGTTTATGAATTTATGTCAAATGGATCAttggataaatatattttctccaaagaagaaaacaatCATTTAAGTTAtgagaaaatatatgaaatatctCTTGGAGTAGCTGGTGGAATTGCTTATTTGCATCAAGGTTGTGATATTCAAATTTTGCA from Vigna unguiculata cultivar IT97K-499-35 chromosome 8, ASM411807v1, whole genome shotgun sequence encodes:
- the LOC114194944 gene encoding uncharacterized protein LOC114194944 — its product is MARRHEQRVDPDGSYDLDGLDVLDGAYDPDGPDDPNRLDDPYMIDDLDGPDNSDGPDDVDIPDDLDEPHDSNVYDYPIGPDCLDGSVRVVWPVRVVGPIRVVRPVHVVELVRVVGLRGRPISQGEGWVLNVKCGYHNHDVSSTLVGHPYAGRLKSTKHSLLVDMTKSQVKSANILLTLKEKDEYNVTTLKQVYNARYRYKRSVRGSRTETHTDAVKLLNSFNVVFLMDNTYKTNKYRLSLLEIVGVTSIRLTFSAAFAFLSSEKQNNFTWALERLRAKCKMLVNSVDAWDVILQTWENFMDCEDELKFNDCVNRLEVVCQSWPVFFEYVNDSWIILYKKYFVKAWTNKVMHLGNTTSNRVESAHWSLKKVLGSSMRDLCSCWDGIHNVIILQHNKIKTSFERSLNLMSDSYKALSYRRLVGYVSRFALELLAPELERVKKIGFDTSHCGCILRQTYYLSCACELARYDPGMIALQEIHVMWTRLSFSNVSSSQPEGQLSIQREVDLLLNIFKEVDIVGKVTIKHKLLDIVCPSMTSMLPPVSKIKTKGATKSHRSKKSTKRDPLYFEHVDAFIESSRQDTCVGKTEKKLKTKGVIQEKIIPMLEQFNHVFQPYIVDVVDVVADGHCGYRCTAALLDMGEESWPLIRQDLYKERSQWRDEYATLVGGYDRLEELRKSLLVNSPSGVRLQEGCPLPMEDIISSSNCYPKTKGWASFYRDRMQAIVDLHVVDRSYVDLMED